The Primulina tabacum isolate GXHZ01 chromosome 1, ASM2559414v2, whole genome shotgun sequence genome contains the following window.
taaaaatatgatatcttaaatcataaattaagaTGTTTTTGGGAAAATCGAGTTATCGTCACTCTAATACCACTGTTGCaaaaacaaatatagaatcAATCATTTGATATACCTACTCTGAAAGTTTGACTTTCCTCGGATCTTTGAACTCGTCTACAAACTTTTTTTGATCTACGTGAATCTTGTTGGCTTTCGATTACTACTAGATCAATCTAATCAATCAAGACTCTAAACCCTATGAAACGCTCGTTATGTTCCAAAAGAACGAAAGGAAACAAGAACGAGAGAGTTTTATACGAATAAAAAAGAGAATTTTATGTGATCTTATGTTCTGATTTCTTTCACGTGTAACTGTTTTTTATGAGCTTTCTGAAATATGGATATATCCTGGGTTGTTGGTCGTAAGCACAACCCATAAAAACTTACAAACTAGAAAATATGTAACTGACCGTGCAGCAAACTTTGGCCAAGAACACCTTGACGGGTTGTTTCAGTTCTTTACTAcgtttaaattttgaattttctcAATGTGCGGTAGCACGGGTTTCACATGTCCCAAGCCTGCTCAAGCAGCAACCTAAGGACGACCAAGACTTGTTGCTCGTCTAATAGTACTACACAACTGGCGTTCAAAAGTTCTCTAATCATATCCTCGGCCTATAAAGATGTCGGATCATTAAATGCTTAGTGTGAAGTATGTATTGATTAAACTTGATAGCCAAATTCGTCAATCTAGTAGTCGAAATGGTATCATGCTTAACTTTCAATGCCTCTCATAATTGTGATATTTTTCGAACTTTCTGATCAAAGTGTCTTGCATGCAACTTAAAATTGTAAAGAGCGTATCCCGATCCAGCCACTTATTATACTCATCTATATCGCGACGGTATTGGTTTGTTGGTCTATTTTTTGGTTCAACTGGCTTAGACGTGGATTTAATAAGATGATCTAGGCTTATTTTTACTTTATGAAGCACATAAAGCATTTTCTATGCCACAACATAATTTTGATCATATAATTTTTCTTGAACATGAAATCAACAAGTACTACTGGAATATCTATTACCAcacaaaaattttattaagtacttattcataatatattacTTATAATAGTATCCACAACGATTGTGTGAATGGCACAATGGACATTTATTAATATATGAGTAGGTCtagtgtgagacagtctcacggattttatctgtgagacgggtcaatcctaccgatatttacaataaaaggtaataattttagcgtaaaaagtaatattttttcatggacgatcaaaataagagattcgtctcacaaaatacgacccgtataTATTAAATGGACACCACATATAAGATAAATGTCCAACTTTAATTATACTACATCTCCGCTCCGGGCATGAAATCATCTACGAAGAATGTTACGAAAAAATCATGGTAATATAGAAAGAACCTAAAATTTAGGAAATGTTGTGAAATGCATTGGATCAGCTCCCAAGTCCCACGCTTTTAATATCGCAGAAATAGAAATTTAGAAAATTCACTTGGAACGACGTCGCTTCTTTGGTTTCCCCATCTGTCCAACCCAACTAGCACAACTACAACGCACTTCCCGGGGTTGCTTCTGCGACACACACTTCAGCTGACCCACCTACACCCGTTTAATATCTCGCTTAACTCCAAATCTACGCTGTTGACGTTTCATTCCGGCAATTATTGCCTGATAAATGTGTTTCTGTATGAGTTCTATGAAGTAATTTCTGTGTGATGATAGCTGTTTGGATGAGGTTTCTGCTATTGTGagtgcgttattattattatttttttgttttggttgAGTTTGAGTTCTATGGAGGTGGAGAAAGCTAGGATGGGGAATCAACCGAAGACGTTTGATGAGGTGTCGATGGAGAGAAGCAAGAGTTTTGTGACGGCATTACAGGTGATTCTCTTGCAATAATGATAATAACTAGTGTTACTCTTATCATATTTGAGTTTTTGGCTGGAAAATTTTGATCAGATCTGGGAGTAGATTAGTATATGGATGTGAATATTTGTGCTTGCCTTTAGTTTGACTTCATTTTGTCTTTTTCGCTTCTTAGTTGACAGAAGGAAAGTAAATTTGAGTCAGAGTTCTGCGACTGGATTTAGAGTTGAGATATGTAAATCACCTTCGTTGAGTTCGATTCTCTTCAATTTTTTTGTTCCCTGTATATTGATGATTATTTTGGTGCAAAATTGCATGTCAGCGATGGGAAATCCAGAGTTGTGTAAATGGGGAAGTGTGTACTGTTCTACATCGCGTTAGTAGATTTAGGTGATGATTTTCAATATTGGTGATAGCAGTTGTGCTTCTGTATGATATCCGCGTTCTGCGTTTTTTATGCTCATGCATGGGTTCTATACATTCACAATTTCCACCACTTTAGCAAAGGGTTATTCACTGTTTATCATGGCTCTGCAGGAACTCAAGAACCTTCGGCCTCAACTGCATTCTGCAGCAGAGTATTGCGAGAAATCGTATCTCCATAGTGAACAGAAGCAAATGTAAGACTTCAACAGATTATCTTATGTGATATTGCTCAACTTTGTTTTTTCGGAGGTCTTTCCGTGTTCAATTGGTTGTCTTTGGCTCTTTTTTATTGAGAGTAAGTAAAGAGTAAGTAATGGAGAAATGTGGTGCTCTTCTGATATTTAATTCCAGATAGCGTATTTCATTGGATCATGTATGACAACTTTTTTGGACCATGATATCTTTGTCTTCCTCTTTCCTTGGGAAAGAGAAGTAATGTTACTTTGCCACATGAATTTACCTCTGTGTATCCTCTTGTTGTTTATAAGGGTGCTGGATAATTTGAAGGACTATGCTGTAAGAGCTCTTGTCAATGCTATTGACCACCTTGGTACTGTTGCCTACAAGTTAAGTGATGTTTTGGAGCAACAGACATTGGAGATCTCATCAATGGATCTGAAAGTCACATGCCTAAATCAGGTAAATATTTCTATTATCTTACTGAAGATTTCTCTAAAAGTTGATCGAGGCTCAAATAAGTTTTTTCTTTTTAAGCAACTTCTAACATGCCAAACATTCACGGATGAAGAAGGTCTTAGGCAGCAGCAATTATTAGCTATCATTCCAAGGCATCACAAACATTACATTTTGCCAAGTAAGATGAATGCTTGCTTTGAATACTGCTTGCCTATTATAAGATTCAAGTGCTTTGAGCCTCTCATCAAATTCTATCTTTGTTGATTCTAATCTAGACTCTGTCAACAAGAAGGTGCACTTCAGCCCACAGATACAGACAGATCCTAGGCAACCTATGCAAGCAAGAGGTCTCCTTTATCCTTCAGGTGGTTGATTTCACAAGTGTTATAACTTCTCTTAGTTATATAGAGCTTGTAATAAACTAATAATGTTATGTGTTCAAATTGCCTGTTGATTTAGTTGCTTCTGCTGCAACTACTCTCTCTTGGCATTTAGCATCAGAAACCATATCAACCTTGAAAGGCTTTCCACGTGGTATCATGAGGTTAGTCCTTGAAGTTTTTTGTCCTGGTTTTGACTAAATAAAAATCTCTCCTATCTTTTCATGAAGTTGATCCAGCACGAAGGATGTGTAATATTTTCCTACCCTTGCAGCACCGAGGACTCGAAAACGAGTGGAAAAACATCTAGAGCAATCAACTTATCTGGTATGCATAAACCATACTTTTCAGCTTTGCTGTGAATCTGACtaaaagatgagagattttaacCTTTCATTACTGATTTTGTGAAAACTTGTTCCTTGTCAAGTAGATACGAATGACAAAGCTTGGATGAAATCCATGTCCGCTTCTACCGTGGCTATGCAAACACTGGGGGTTACACGACGGGTAATATCCAATTTCTATAGAAGTCATTCttgatttctttcttcatttgaTGTTAGTTCATCTGAATGATGGTAAATCATGAACTTTGGTGTTTCTTGTATAGCTTTTTGCCGATTTTGTCCAAAACTGTGAAACCGatggaaaaaatttattttgcagGAGTCTTTGGAGGGCTCCAAACCTATACCTCCGTTTAGATCCTTCGACATTCCAAGGGAGAATGTTCGCCCACGTCCACCTGGTCGTAGCAAGAGCGTACTTTCAGCTTTCTTTTCGAAGCCAAAGACCCATCAAAAGTTGAAGACAAATGCATTATTTCTAGGATAGTATCACTTTCGCCACATATTTCACCATGTTGGTAGAAATTTGTTCATATTCAACGTGCTGCTTTGTCATTTCTTGGTCaaacattatttaattgttatttgtggattaatcaataaatcatcaaGTGAGAGATGTTTGAGAATTCTCTTGAGCAGAATACAACAGTCCCAAATTCTCCATCCCATCTTTGGTTCTTCTTGCAGCTCTGGCACTTTAAACCAAAGTGCGTGTTGTTTTCAGGTGAGCTTCTCAATTCAAACAAGCCCGTTGCCTGCAAGAGTGGATTTAAAAGTTCATCtggagaaaaatgattttttccgTAAAAAAGATTATACATAGACCCTACAAAACAAAAACTAAGATTAATTaattcatgattttttattgtggctagaaaaatatttcagcatatactaaatattttttctttagtgtcatgtataaataaataaattaccaaaaaaagGAATTTACTTgcggtatttttttaaaaaatcgaaaTCACGATATTTTAATATGATAGAAATTGAACTGGGCCGGTAAGAAAGAAATGGTTTGGCCTGATACTAAAACCTTCTGAAAACCCCTTTGTTGAACTATCATCGATTCCGTCTTCGCTGATCATTGTAAAGATGGGAAAAGCTAAGAAAACCCCCAAATTTGCCGTAGTGAAGAAAACCATCTCCCATAAAGCAATTAAACAGTaagatttcatttttatatGCGTTTGTCTGATCACAGTAATGATTTCTCTGAGGATTGATTTTAATGTACTTCATGTCACATTCTTCAGTTACAAAGAGGAGGTCTTAAACTCTAATAAGAAAGACTTGAGCAAGGAAAATCTTCCGAGAAATGTGTAAGTACTTTATCTAATTTGtgaatatttttatttctatgTTTTTGT
Protein-coding sequences here:
- the LOC142553014 gene encoding protein ABIL1-like; this encodes MEVEKARMGNQPKTFDEVSMERSKSFVTALQELKNLRPQLHSAAEYCEKSYLHSEQKQMVLDNLKDYAVRALVNAIDHLGTVAYKLSDVLEQQTLEISSMDLKVTCLNQQLLTCQTFTDEEGLRQQQLLAIIPRHHKHYILPNSVNKKVHFSPQIQTDPRQPMQARGLLYPSVASAATTLSWHLASETISTLKGFPRGIMSTEDSKTSGKTSRAINLSDTNDKAWMKSMSASTVAMQTLGVTRRESLEGSKPIPPFRSFDIPRENVRPRPPGRSKSVLSAFFSKPKTHQKLKTNALFLG